The Actinomadura sp. WMMB 499 genome includes a window with the following:
- a CDS encoding class II aldolase/adducin family protein, which translates to MTPAEEVATGCRVLAAHGNSDLIWGHLSRRDPEGGGTWLKAAGYGMEEITTDRVVRIDRDGTLLQGDGRVHLEYPIHTEIMAVRPDVGAVVHSHAESAVAFAATGLPLLPVGHEGTLFWPPDIARFTATGDLVRDRALGAAVAAAIGDRNALLLHRHGLVTAGPDVPTAVMTAIFLEKACRMQLQVAALGTSYDHSDEAEALAKRARCYAPAQLEAAWAYLTRRLP; encoded by the coding sequence GTGACGCCCGCCGAAGAGGTCGCCACCGGCTGCCGCGTCCTGGCCGCGCACGGCAACTCCGACCTCATCTGGGGCCACCTGTCCCGCCGCGACCCCGAAGGCGGCGGCACCTGGCTCAAGGCCGCCGGTTACGGGATGGAAGAGATCACGACCGACCGCGTGGTACGGATCGACCGGGACGGCACCCTCCTGCAGGGGGACGGCCGCGTCCACCTCGAATACCCCATCCACACCGAGATCATGGCCGTCCGCCCGGACGTCGGCGCGGTCGTCCACAGCCACGCCGAATCGGCCGTCGCCTTCGCGGCCACGGGACTCCCCCTCCTGCCGGTGGGGCACGAGGGCACCCTGTTCTGGCCCCCGGACATCGCCCGCTTCACCGCCACCGGAGACCTCGTCCGCGACCGCGCCCTCGGCGCGGCGGTCGCCGCGGCCATCGGCGACCGCAACGCCCTCCTCCTGCACCGGCACGGCCTGGTCACCGCCGGCCCCGACGTCCCCACCGCCGTCATGACCGCGATCTTCTTGGAGAAGGCCTGCCGGATGCAGCTCCAGGTCGCGGCACTCGGCACGTCCTACGACCACTCGGACGAGGCCGAGGCCCTGGCCAAGCGAGCCCGGTGCTACGCACCCGCCCAGCTGGAAGCCGCATGGGCCTATCTCACCCGCCGACTGCCCTAG
- a CDS encoding SSI family serine proteinase inhibitor encodes MRPSDSPEETLTIKVKASPEAPAETWTLTCDPPAGSHPKAAEACTALAAKQDPFKPVTSKMCTKIYGGPATATVQGTWRDRKIDAKFSREDGCQLHRWTEVAPLFGDVPKVR; translated from the coding sequence GTGCGGCCGTCCGACTCCCCCGAGGAGACCCTCACGATCAAGGTCAAGGCCTCCCCGGAGGCCCCCGCCGAGACCTGGACCCTCACCTGCGACCCGCCCGCCGGCTCCCACCCGAAGGCGGCCGAGGCCTGCACGGCCCTCGCCGCGAAGCAGGACCCGTTCAAGCCCGTCACCAGCAAGATGTGCACGAAGATCTACGGCGGCCCCGCCACCGCCACCGTCCAGGGCACCTGGCGGGACCGGAAGATCGACGCGAAGTTCTCCCGCGAGGACGGCTGCCAACTCCACCGCTGGACGGAAGTGGCCCCCCTCTTCGGCGACGTCCCGAAGGTCCGTTAG
- a CDS encoding rhodanese-like domain-containing protein produces MIFGDDVPAVPATEVPQDAYLLDVREQDEWDAGHAPDAVHIPMGRLSDRAGEIPRDREVFVICRSGARSAQVTVALNQAGWLAKNVDGGMQSWAHAGRPMAAGGDAEPYVA; encoded by the coding sequence ATGATTTTCGGGGACGACGTGCCGGCGGTGCCGGCCACCGAGGTTCCGCAGGACGCCTACCTGCTCGACGTGCGGGAACAGGACGAGTGGGACGCGGGACACGCGCCCGACGCCGTCCACATCCCGATGGGGCGGCTCAGCGACCGCGCGGGAGAGATCCCCCGCGACCGCGAGGTGTTCGTGATCTGCCGGTCCGGGGCGCGCTCGGCGCAGGTGACCGTGGCCCTGAACCAGGCGGGGTGGCTGGCGAAGAACGTCGACGGCGGGATGCAGTCCTGGGCGCACGCGGGCCGGCCGATGGCCGCCGGAGGTGACGCGGAGCCCTACGTGGCTTGA
- a CDS encoding alpha/beta fold hydrolase, whose protein sequence is MSLWTDLLGAEIRHIDAAGVPTRVARLGSGPPVVLLHGRGGHLETFARNLPALAASGRRAIAFDLLGHGLTGRPEGARYTVEELTRHALSVLDALGLGRIDLVGQSLGGWTAALIASRAPDRVRSLALIEPAGLQTESDRLADATTRAAYERGGRAYAEPTPEAVRTRLAGLLADPDGVDPELVRVRTALYRPEDARRVHRLVRAADNDPSLLTPRRLAGLAMPVLFVRGQHGHTPRPVVEAARAAVPRARLLTVPEAKQWPQYERPELVNHALIDFLGKENP, encoded by the coding sequence GTGAGCCTCTGGACCGACCTGCTGGGCGCCGAGATCCGCCACATCGACGCCGCGGGGGTGCCCACCCGGGTCGCCCGCCTCGGGTCCGGCCCGCCGGTCGTCCTCCTGCACGGGCGTGGCGGGCACCTGGAGACCTTCGCCCGCAACCTGCCCGCGCTCGCCGCGTCCGGACGGCGCGCGATCGCGTTCGATCTCCTGGGGCACGGCCTCACCGGCCGCCCCGAGGGGGCCCGCTACACCGTCGAGGAGCTGACCCGCCACGCCCTGTCCGTGCTGGACGCGCTCGGCTTGGGCCGGATCGACCTCGTCGGCCAGTCACTGGGCGGCTGGACGGCGGCGCTGATCGCGTCCCGCGCCCCGGACCGGGTCCGCAGCCTCGCCCTCATCGAGCCCGCCGGGCTCCAAACCGAGTCCGACCGCCTCGCCGACGCCACCACGCGCGCCGCCTACGAACGCGGCGGCCGCGCCTACGCCGAACCGACCCCCGAGGCCGTCCGGACGCGCCTGGCGGGCCTGCTCGCCGACCCCGACGGCGTCGATCCCGAACTGGTACGGGTGCGGACCGCCCTCTACCGGCCGGAGGACGCCCGGCGGGTGCACCGCCTCGTCCGCGCTGCGGACAACGACCCGTCGCTGCTGACACCGCGACGGCTGGCCGGTCTGGCCATGCCCGTCCTGTTCGTCCGCGGTCAGCACGGTCACACGCCCCGACCGGTGGTCGAGGCCGCCCGCGCCGCCGTACCGCGGGCGCGCCTCCTCACCGTTCCGGAGGCCAAGCAGTGGCCGCAGTACGAACGTCCCGAACTCGTCAACCACGCACTCATCGACTTCCTCGGCAAGGAGAACCCCTGA
- a CDS encoding PAS domain-containing protein, translated as MTGVHHLVHDPIARAVIESAADAIVAVDGKHRVTVWNPAAERMFGWTAQEMIGRVPPIVPDELKAEHNAVQERLMTRRDGDGGQISIATRRFHRDGRLIDVRIDTSLLKDPSGTPLGWVGVYHPVDDDEIVQHHMTERARLVRRLNDIVADLNAELDLAVVLDRITAALIELTGADAGGFVRIEGERLRLVSMSGLPERMRGTSAELRPSLVGELLRSGKTIKLATGDRKLGDLIWSELEGLHTIAIGLSFVKDRPFGALYALFSGRKVGHTELELLELLAGHAGVAVGNAVAYAEVVRQRAHERAVIDASADGIAVLDHDLVVRQWNPAAHAITGIPPDDAIGRPLPFEMPALGENLTYQLESGTWLNVLTAEIEETGELVLDFRDVSEAKALEEAKDLFLATTSHELRTPITVVRGFASTLVNRWDELPDADRRAAVATIAERAQSLARLVEHLLLGSRAGRDELAVNVETFDLRRVVEGVVDGFRSLSEQHRVELEIDPRLPLAQGDPMATDIVLGQLMENAFKYSPDGGTVRVCARTDGPSIEVTVEDEGVGIPPGDHERVFERFVQGEAGDRRRFGGIGLGLYIVKRLTEAQHGAVSAHPASHGTGTRMRLVLRKAR; from the coding sequence ATGACAGGCGTGCATCACCTCGTCCACGACCCCATCGCGCGGGCGGTCATCGAGAGCGCCGCGGACGCGATCGTGGCCGTGGACGGCAAGCACCGCGTGACCGTGTGGAACCCGGCGGCCGAGCGGATGTTCGGCTGGACCGCGCAGGAGATGATCGGGCGGGTGCCGCCGATCGTCCCGGACGAGCTGAAGGCCGAGCACAACGCCGTCCAGGAGCGGCTGATGACGCGGCGGGACGGGGACGGCGGGCAGATCTCGATCGCGACGCGCCGGTTCCATCGGGACGGCCGGCTCATCGACGTCCGCATCGACACGAGCCTGCTGAAGGACCCGTCCGGGACGCCGCTCGGCTGGGTCGGCGTGTACCACCCGGTGGACGACGACGAGATCGTCCAGCACCACATGACCGAGCGGGCGCGGCTGGTGCGGCGGCTGAACGACATCGTCGCCGACCTGAACGCCGAACTCGATCTCGCGGTCGTCCTCGACCGGATCACCGCCGCGCTGATCGAGCTGACCGGCGCGGACGCGGGCGGGTTCGTCCGGATCGAGGGCGAGCGGCTGCGGCTGGTGAGCATGTCCGGGCTGCCCGAGCGGATGCGCGGGACGTCCGCGGAGTTGCGGCCGAGCCTGGTCGGGGAGCTGCTGCGCTCCGGCAAGACGATCAAGCTCGCGACGGGGGACCGCAAGCTCGGCGATCTGATCTGGTCGGAGCTCGAGGGGCTGCACACGATCGCGATCGGGCTGTCGTTCGTCAAGGACAGGCCGTTCGGCGCCCTCTACGCCCTGTTCTCCGGCCGCAAGGTGGGGCACACCGAGCTGGAGCTGCTCGAGCTGCTCGCCGGGCACGCGGGCGTCGCCGTCGGGAACGCGGTCGCCTACGCGGAGGTCGTCCGGCAGCGCGCGCACGAGCGCGCGGTGATCGACGCGAGCGCCGACGGCATCGCCGTGCTGGACCACGACCTGGTCGTCCGGCAGTGGAACCCGGCCGCGCACGCGATCACCGGGATCCCGCCGGACGACGCGATCGGGCGCCCGCTGCCGTTCGAGATGCCCGCGCTCGGCGAGAACCTGACGTACCAGCTCGAGTCGGGCACCTGGCTGAACGTGCTGACCGCCGAGATCGAGGAGACCGGCGAGCTGGTCCTCGACTTCCGCGACGTGTCCGAGGCGAAGGCCCTCGAGGAGGCGAAGGACCTGTTCCTCGCCACCACCAGCCACGAGCTGCGCACCCCCATCACCGTCGTGCGGGGGTTCGCGTCCACGCTGGTCAACCGCTGGGACGAGCTGCCCGACGCGGACCGGCGCGCGGCCGTGGCCACCATCGCCGAGCGCGCCCAGTCGCTCGCCCGCCTCGTGGAGCACCTCCTGCTCGGGTCCCGCGCCGGACGGGACGAGCTGGCCGTCAACGTCGAGACGTTCGACCTCCGCCGCGTCGTCGAGGGCGTCGTCGACGGGTTCCGGTCGCTGTCGGAGCAGCACCGCGTCGAGCTCGAGATCGACCCGCGCCTCCCGCTCGCCCAGGGCGACCCGATGGCGACCGACATCGTCCTCGGGCAGCTGATGGAGAACGCGTTCAAGTACTCGCCGGACGGCGGCACGGTCCGGGTGTGCGCGCGCACGGACGGCCCGTCCATCGAGGTGACGGTCGAGGACGAGGGCGTCGGCATCCCGCCGGGGGACCACGAGCGGGTCTTCGAGCGGTTCGTCCAGGGCGAGGCGGGCGACCGCCGCCGATTCGGCGGCATCGGGCTCGGCCTCTACATCGTCAAACGCCTGACGGAGGCGCAGCACGGCGCCGTCTCCGCCCACCCGGCCTCGCACGGGACCGGAACCCGCATGCGATTGGTCCTGCGGAAGGCCCGCTGA
- a CDS encoding M28 family peptidase, with translation MSEVKRRDLLAGVAALTGFATVGLLPGTATAATRQRPGAALPPSLTVGDRAVVARVDARRALRHLRVLSDGIGWRIAGTRSEHRAARYIAGVLRELGYEVELQPFPVADKYLAEIRARGERLWQSSASPQGAVAAVDGKVVDVGRVTEVTGDVRGKLVLFDRVVGSETLQAKAAAGAGAKAALIVNARSETYPERKPGSFTPNLGETVAIPVLGLAEYHGERIRAGARRLSFEITHHSDLTSYNVLAERKASFPNPAGKAVIVSAHYDSVPGSPGANDDGSGTVLCLELARVLRRLPTQQAVRICLWGSEEYGLIGARHYVKELDEAGVAQITGCFQNDMVATSHPPAGTYWLLSVDGADNTTTAAVNAAANRLGYADQAEGPTARGSSDHEAFYERGIAAGNFSWRGGEAPSQLEPTYHTPEDTVDDNISLQRLQVSLELIGCAAYDVARRR, from the coding sequence ATGTCCGAGGTCAAACGCCGCGACCTGCTGGCCGGAGTCGCGGCCCTCACCGGGTTCGCGACCGTCGGCCTGCTCCCCGGAACGGCCACCGCAGCGACCCGGCAGCGCCCCGGCGCCGCCCTGCCCCCGTCCCTCACCGTCGGCGACCGGGCCGTGGTCGCCCGCGTCGACGCCCGCCGGGCGCTGCGGCACCTGCGGGTGCTCAGCGACGGGATCGGCTGGCGCATCGCCGGCACCCGCTCCGAGCACCGCGCCGCCCGCTACATCGCCGGGGTCCTGCGCGAGCTCGGCTACGAAGTCGAACTCCAGCCCTTCCCGGTCGCCGACAAGTACCTGGCGGAGATCCGCGCCCGCGGCGAGCGGCTCTGGCAGAGCAGCGCGTCCCCGCAGGGCGCCGTCGCGGCGGTGGACGGCAAGGTCGTGGACGTCGGCCGCGTCACCGAGGTCACCGGCGACGTGCGCGGCAAGCTGGTGCTGTTCGACCGCGTGGTCGGCAGCGAGACCCTGCAGGCCAAGGCCGCGGCGGGCGCGGGGGCCAAGGCGGCGCTCATCGTCAACGCGCGTTCGGAGACCTACCCCGAGCGCAAACCCGGTTCGTTCACCCCGAACCTGGGCGAGACGGTCGCGATCCCGGTGCTGGGCCTCGCCGAGTACCACGGCGAGCGGATCCGCGCGGGCGCCCGGCGGCTGTCCTTCGAGATCACGCACCACTCCGACCTGACCTCGTACAACGTCCTCGCCGAGCGCAAGGCGTCGTTCCCGAACCCCGCGGGCAAGGCCGTCATCGTCAGCGCGCACTACGACAGCGTCCCCGGCTCGCCCGGCGCCAACGACGACGGCAGCGGCACCGTCCTGTGCCTGGAGCTGGCGCGCGTCCTGCGGCGCCTGCCCACCCAGCAGGCGGTCCGCATCTGCCTGTGGGGCTCGGAGGAGTACGGCCTGATCGGCGCCCGGCACTACGTGAAGGAACTCGACGAGGCGGGCGTCGCGCAGATCACCGGCTGCTTCCAGAACGACATGGTGGCCACCAGCCACCCGCCCGCGGGCACGTACTGGCTCCTGTCCGTGGACGGCGCGGACAACACCACCACGGCCGCGGTGAACGCCGCCGCGAACCGGCTCGGCTACGCCGACCAGGCCGAGGGCCCCACCGCCCGCGGCTCCAGCGACCACGAGGCGTTCTACGAGCGCGGGATCGCGGCGGGCAACTTCAGCTGGCGCGGCGGCGAGGCGCCCAGCCAGCTGGAGCCGACCTACCACACGCCCGAGGACACGGTCGATGACAACATCAGCCTGCAGCGGCTGCAGGTGTCCCTCGAACTGATCGGCTGCGCCGCCTACGACGTCGCGCGCCGCAGGTGA
- a CDS encoding cytosine permease, with translation MASAVDEVPYTLDEPAPKVLGFWDQSAFWANLGVSLLAFSGAYTVLAPDEDGVPTLSIAAGIVAMIVGTVVGGLMLGLAAVPGARTGRPAMVLLRGLFGARLSYVPTVLNVAQLIGWGTFELIVIADAATHLWDGIPRWGYVVAAGVLTIVLTIWPLGSVRLLRRYVTAAVIVALVYFYVQLVREPLPDLTEGSWDGFLIGADAALAVSISWVPVAADYTRHARSERGAFGAAAAGYSVTQIVAYVLGLLALALAGTTGNVFDPFLAVPLGVLFFAVFVLREADQSFANVYSTAVSIQNLVPRADRRVLTVALGALITVLALVLDIGDYAGFLSLIGSVFVPMLGVLAADFFLGRGRDGWDGSPAAPSRWGMVAAWVVGFVAYQLINPGTVSGWAGFWTGVQGLLNFAPQGWMSASLLSFLLAGAAALVAGRVAISRGTRR, from the coding sequence ATGGCGTCCGCCGTCGACGAGGTCCCGTACACGCTGGACGAGCCGGCGCCGAAGGTCCTCGGTTTCTGGGACCAGAGCGCGTTCTGGGCGAACCTCGGGGTCAGCCTGCTGGCCTTCTCCGGCGCCTACACCGTCCTGGCGCCGGACGAGGACGGCGTGCCGACGCTGTCGATCGCCGCCGGCATCGTCGCGATGATCGTCGGGACGGTCGTCGGCGGCCTGATGCTCGGCCTCGCCGCGGTGCCGGGCGCGCGGACCGGACGTCCCGCGATGGTGCTGCTGCGCGGGCTGTTCGGCGCGCGGCTGTCGTACGTCCCGACCGTCCTGAACGTCGCGCAGCTCATCGGCTGGGGGACGTTCGAGCTGATCGTGATCGCGGACGCGGCGACGCACCTGTGGGACGGGATCCCGCGCTGGGGCTACGTGGTCGCGGCCGGGGTCCTGACGATCGTGCTGACGATCTGGCCGCTCGGCTCGGTGCGGCTGCTGCGCCGGTACGTGACGGCGGCGGTGATCGTCGCGCTCGTCTACTTCTACGTCCAGCTGGTCCGGGAGCCGCTGCCGGACCTGACCGAGGGGTCGTGGGACGGCTTCCTGATCGGCGCCGACGCGGCCCTGGCGGTGTCGATCTCGTGGGTGCCGGTCGCCGCGGACTACACCCGGCACGCGCGCAGCGAGCGCGGCGCGTTCGGCGCGGCGGCGGCCGGGTACTCGGTCACGCAGATCGTCGCGTACGTGCTGGGCCTGCTGGCCCTGGCGCTGGCGGGGACGACCGGGAACGTGTTCGACCCGTTCCTCGCGGTGCCGCTCGGCGTGCTGTTCTTCGCCGTGTTCGTGCTGCGCGAGGCCGACCAGTCGTTCGCGAACGTGTACTCCACGGCCGTGTCGATCCAGAACCTCGTGCCCCGCGCGGACCGCCGCGTCCTGACGGTCGCGCTCGGCGCGCTGATCACCGTGCTGGCGCTCGTCCTGGACATCGGCGACTACGCGGGCTTCCTGTCGCTGATCGGCTCGGTGTTCGTGCCGATGCTGGGCGTGCTGGCCGCCGACTTCTTCCTCGGTCGCGGCCGGGACGGCTGGGACGGGTCCCCGGCGGCGCCGTCGCGCTGGGGCATGGTGGCCGCGTGGGTGGTCGGCTTCGTCGCCTACCAGCTGATCAACCCGGGCACGGTGAGCGGCTGGGCCGGGTTCTGGACCGGCGTCCAGGGGCTGCTGAACTTCGCGCCGCAGGGCTGGATGAGCGCGTCGCTGCTGTCGTTCCTGCTCGCCGGGGCGGCCGCCCTCGTCGCCGGACGGGTCGCGATTTCCCGCGGCACGCGCCGCTGA
- a CDS encoding ATP-binding protein produces MRASSVVLLPHAPSSVAVARKRLSSELAESGVYEAIVDDASVIVSELISNALRHARPLPSGGVRVRWLYSGDVLEVEVSDGGAMTEPRRGPGTLSSLGGRGLGIVEALSEGWGVRHEEDATTVWAVLRAPRSNETTGAASTTGEHVVMPDLSAFPDLFDEPTTDDFYGGTRNGAPTRAYPA; encoded by the coding sequence GTGAGGGCGTCGAGCGTCGTACTGCTGCCACACGCGCCGTCCAGCGTCGCGGTCGCCCGGAAGCGCCTCAGCTCTGAGCTGGCGGAATCGGGCGTCTACGAAGCCATCGTGGACGATGCCAGCGTCATCGTGAGCGAACTCATCAGCAACGCGCTGCGGCACGCGCGCCCGCTGCCGTCCGGCGGCGTCCGGGTCCGCTGGCTGTACAGCGGCGACGTCCTCGAGGTCGAGGTCAGCGACGGCGGCGCCATGACCGAGCCGCGCCGCGGCCCGGGGACGCTCTCCTCGCTCGGCGGGCGGGGGCTCGGCATCGTCGAGGCCCTCTCCGAGGGCTGGGGAGTGCGCCACGAGGAGGACGCCACCACGGTCTGGGCGGTCCTGCGGGCTCCCCGGTCGAACGAGACGACCGGCGCCGCCTCGACCACGGGCGAGCACGTCGTCATGCCCGACCTGTCCGCGTTCCCGGACCTCTTCGACGAGCCGACGACCGACGACTTCTACGGCGGGACCAGGAACGGCGCCCCGACCAGGGCGTATCCCGCCTGA
- a CDS encoding SAM-dependent methyltransferase, protein MANEHVPVEIHENVPTSARTYGWMLGGKDNFEVDRRFTIAMLEQFHSGVDITRENRRFLYRAVRHMVEEGGIRQFIDMGCGLPTDDNVHQVAQRLAPESRVVYVDNDPIVLAHGRALLATDQSTTMIHADFRDQDAILAEPSVRRLIDFAEPVGMLFLSVGHHLTDDDDPSGVVGGIIGRAAPGSHLAFSQMVCTRDEQRAEMNAQFNAAGIPMYLRSTAEVDAILPDLPPVEPGLGNVKDWRPDPGQPDLAPVPAELREYVGRSAMEPGIYEYGGLLRKP, encoded by the coding sequence ATGGCGAACGAGCACGTACCGGTCGAGATCCACGAGAACGTGCCGACCTCGGCGCGGACGTACGGGTGGATGCTGGGCGGCAAGGACAACTTCGAAGTCGACCGCCGGTTCACCATCGCGATGCTCGAGCAGTTCCACTCCGGCGTGGACATCACCCGGGAGAACCGCCGGTTCCTCTACCGCGCCGTCCGCCACATGGTGGAAGAGGGCGGCATCCGGCAGTTCATCGACATGGGCTGCGGGCTGCCGACCGACGACAACGTCCACCAGGTGGCCCAGCGGCTCGCCCCCGAGTCCCGCGTCGTCTACGTGGACAACGACCCGATCGTCCTCGCGCACGGCCGCGCCCTCCTCGCCACCGACCAGAGCACGACCATGATCCACGCCGATTTCCGCGACCAGGACGCGATCCTCGCCGAACCGTCCGTCCGGCGGCTGATCGACTTCGCCGAACCGGTCGGGATGCTCTTCCTCTCCGTCGGCCACCACCTGACGGACGACGACGACCCGAGCGGCGTCGTCGGCGGGATCATCGGCCGCGCCGCTCCCGGCAGCCACCTGGCCTTCAGCCAGATGGTGTGCACCCGGGACGAGCAGCGCGCCGAGATGAACGCCCAGTTCAACGCGGCCGGCATCCCGATGTACCTGCGCTCGACCGCGGAGGTCGACGCGATCCTGCCCGACCTGCCGCCCGTCGAGCCCGGCCTGGGGAACGTCAAGGACTGGCGCCCCGACCCCGGCCAGCCCGACCTCGCGCCCGTCCCGGCCGAACTGCGCGAGTACGTCGGCCGCTCCGCCATGGAACCCGGCATCTACGAGTACGGCGGCCTCCTCCGCAAGCCCTGA
- a CDS encoding alpha/beta fold hydrolase, whose translation MSFWTDSLGTETRFRDAAGWRTRSIEAGDGDAVILMGGLTGHAEAFLRNIVPLSERGLRVYAIDALGHGLTARPDDVTYHAPVFTRHLIGFLDAIGADRAHLVGQSLGGWTALYTALKHPDRVGRIVSVTGAGILLTDEARAAESEKVHAQVKAVTTKAASAPTRDSVRERLEWLMLDPATVTDELVECRYRYYTLPGTGDALAKLVSEQPSEANRAHMLREDDLASIAHETLVLWTDHNPTTPAEVGRRASRILPNAAFDMISGAGHWPMFEQPGQFNRIVGDFLSAGAR comes from the coding sequence ATGTCGTTCTGGACCGACTCCCTCGGCACCGAGACCCGCTTCCGCGACGCCGCCGGCTGGCGCACCCGCTCCATCGAGGCCGGGGACGGCGACGCCGTCATCCTCATGGGCGGCCTCACCGGCCATGCCGAGGCGTTCCTGCGCAACATCGTCCCGCTGTCGGAACGGGGCCTGCGCGTCTACGCGATCGACGCCCTCGGCCACGGCCTCACCGCCCGCCCCGACGACGTCACCTACCACGCCCCCGTCTTCACCCGGCACCTGATCGGCTTCCTCGACGCCATCGGCGCCGACCGCGCCCACCTGGTCGGCCAGTCCCTCGGCGGCTGGACCGCCCTGTACACCGCCCTGAAGCACCCCGACCGCGTCGGCAGGATCGTCTCCGTCACCGGTGCGGGAATCCTGCTGACCGACGAGGCCCGCGCCGCCGAGAGCGAGAAGGTGCACGCCCAGGTCAAGGCGGTCACCACGAAGGCGGCGTCGGCGCCCACCCGCGACAGCGTCCGCGAACGCCTGGAATGGCTGATGCTCGACCCCGCCACCGTCACCGACGAACTCGTCGAATGCCGCTACCGCTACTACACGCTCCCCGGCACCGGAGACGCGCTCGCCAAGCTCGTCTCCGAACAACCGAGCGAGGCCAACCGCGCCCACATGCTCCGCGAGGACGACCTCGCGAGCATCGCGCACGAGACCCTCGTCCTGTGGACCGACCACAACCCCACCACTCCCGCCGAGGTGGGCCGCCGCGCGTCCCGGATCCTTCCCAACGCCGCCTTCGACATGATCAGCGGTGCCGGTCACTGGCCGATGTTCGAGCAGCCCGGCCAGTTCAACCGGATCGTCGGCGACTTCCTCTCCGCGGGCGCTCGGTGA
- the abc-f gene encoding ribosomal protection-like ABC-F family protein, which produces MGALRTAARLTLTEVTKRYGDRVVLDRVSLTVKPGERVGVIGDNGSGKSTLLRLMARDETPDNGDLVVIAPGGAGHLPQALVLPPGATVADAVDRALADLRGLESRMRAAERALGEDGTGMDVYAGLVAEFESRGGYEADARVDVALHALGLPGLDRNRPVGTLSGGERSRLVLAATLASDPELLLLDEPTNDLDDQAVAWLERRLRAHRGTVVAITHDRTFLERVTTTIMEVDGGRVRRYGDGYTGYLAAKAAERDAQARAHEEWKAERDRHAALVTANAGRLEAIPRKLTQAGMGTGAWRARSRAHGAAGRIRQSRQRLRWLAEHPAPPPPEPLRFTAALATAGDAGAEVAEVAALDGVTVAGRLHLDALTVRAGERLLVTGPNGAGKTTLMRVLAGELRPDAGAVRRSGRVGHLRQDGPAGPADRTVLRAYAHGRPGSLDEHADALLALGLFRPAELGRRVGELSHGQRRRIELARLVSEPVDLLLLDEPTNHLSPMLVEQLEEALAAYRGALVIVTHDRRLRAAFTGSRLDLARGAVPLAA; this is translated from the coding sequence GTGGGCGCGCTGCGTACCGCCGCACGACTGACCCTCACCGAGGTGACCAAGCGCTACGGCGACCGCGTCGTCCTCGACCGGGTGTCGCTCACCGTGAAGCCCGGCGAGCGCGTCGGGGTGATCGGGGACAACGGGTCGGGCAAGTCGACCCTGCTCAGGCTGATGGCGCGGGACGAGACCCCGGACAACGGCGACCTCGTCGTGATCGCCCCGGGCGGCGCCGGGCACCTGCCGCAGGCGCTCGTCCTGCCGCCGGGCGCGACGGTGGCCGACGCCGTCGACCGGGCCCTCGCCGACCTGCGCGGGCTGGAGTCCCGGATGCGCGCGGCCGAACGCGCCCTCGGCGAGGACGGCACGGGGATGGACGTCTACGCGGGGCTGGTGGCGGAGTTCGAGTCCCGGGGCGGCTACGAGGCCGACGCCCGGGTGGACGTCGCCCTGCACGCGCTCGGACTCCCCGGGCTCGACCGGAACCGTCCGGTCGGCACCCTCTCCGGCGGCGAACGCTCCCGGCTCGTCCTCGCCGCCACGCTGGCGTCCGATCCCGAACTGCTGCTGCTCGACGAACCGACCAACGACCTCGACGACCAGGCCGTCGCCTGGCTCGAGCGGCGGCTCCGCGCGCACCGCGGGACGGTCGTGGCGATCACGCACGACCGGACGTTCCTCGAACGGGTGACGACCACGATCATGGAGGTCGACGGCGGCCGGGTGCGCCGCTACGGCGACGGGTACACCGGCTACCTCGCGGCCAAGGCTGCCGAGCGCGACGCGCAGGCGCGCGCGCACGAGGAATGGAAGGCGGAGCGGGACCGGCACGCCGCGCTGGTGACCGCCAACGCGGGACGGCTGGAGGCCATCCCGCGCAAGCTGACGCAGGCGGGCATGGGCACCGGCGCGTGGCGGGCCCGCTCCCGGGCGCACGGCGCGGCCGGGCGGATCCGGCAGTCGCGGCAGCGGCTGCGGTGGCTCGCCGAGCATCCGGCGCCGCCCCCGCCCGAGCCGCTCCGCTTCACCGCCGCGCTCGCCACCGCCGGGGACGCCGGGGCCGAGGTCGCCGAGGTCGCCGCGCTCGACGGCGTGACGGTCGCGGGACGGCTCCACCTGGACGCTTTGACCGTCCGGGCGGGCGAACGGCTCCTGGTCACCGGCCCGAACGGGGCGGGCAAGACGACGCTGATGCGCGTGCTCGCGGGGGAGTTGCGGCCGGACGCGGGCGCGGTGCGGCGCTCGGGACGGGTCGGGCACCTGCGGCAGGACGGTCCGGCGGGCCCGGCGGACCGCACCGTCCTGCGCGCGTACGCGCACGGGCGTCCGGGGAGCCTGGACGAGCACGCGGACGCGCTGCTGGCCCTCGGCCTGTTCCGGCCGGCCGAGCTGGGGCGGCGCGTGGGCGAGCTGTCGCACGGGCAGCGGCGCCGGATCGAGCTGGCCCGGCTGGTGAGCGAGCCGGTGGACCTGCTGCTGCTGGACGAGCCGACCAACCATCTGTCGCCGATGCTCGTGGAGCAGCTCGAGGAGGCGCTGGCCGCCTACCGGGGCGCGCTGGTGATCGTGACGCACGACCGGCGGCTGCGGGCCGCGTTCACCGGGTCCCGCCTGGACCTGGCGCGCGGCGCCGTCCCCCTGGCCGCGTGA